In Caldisphaera lagunensis DSM 15908, a single genomic region encodes these proteins:
- a CDS encoding glycosyltransferase family A protein: protein MNNQFISVIVTAHNRKKYLPYALQSLEKQTLDKDKFEVIVVKNFEDQLSDKIIERNNWKNIVTEENNTLGEKLSLGIDESKGDIITFLEDDTYKPERLMYIYKSFQKIKT, encoded by the coding sequence ATGAACAATCAATTCATCTCAGTCATAGTTACTGCTCATAATAGAAAGAAATATTTACCATATGCTTTGCAAAGTTTAGAAAAACAAACCTTAGATAAGGATAAGTTTGAAGTAATTGTTGTAAAAAATTTTGAAGATCAATTATCTGATAAAATAATAGAAAGAAATAATTGGAAAAATATAGTAACAGAAGAGAACAATACATTAGGAGAAAAACTTAGTTTAGGTATAGATGAATCTAAAGGAGATATAATAACCTTTTTGGAAGATGATACGTATAAACCAGAAAGGCTAATGTATATATATAAAAGCTTTCAAAAAATAAAAACCTAA